The DNA window ATCAGATATTCATCACGCTGAACAGCACAATATGGTGCACTGCACCAGTCTTTCTCCGGACGATGGGAAATTGTAAAAAAATTATTTTTCGCCCATTTCCGTTACCAGGGTTTCCACCAGCTTCGCTGCACCCATCCGGCGTATCCGCCTGACCCCGGTGCCGCACCACAGCGACATCAATTCGGTATCGCCCCGCTTGCCCGCTTCGAACCGGATCGGCCCGGTCAATGCATTCTGGATCGGGTAAGGCGGCACCTGATCCTCGACCGTGGCCATCTGCTCCATGAAGCGGTTGACGAGGCCGCGCGCATAGCGGCCGGAAAACGCGCGGGTCAGCCGGGTCGGCGACGAGCCGGCGATTTGCAAGCGGTGTTTGTAGGCCGGATGAATGCCTGATTCGTCCGTCACGAGGAACGCCGTTCCCATCTGGACGGCGGCTGCGCCCAGGGCCAGGCGTTCGCGCACGTCCGCCCCCGTCATGATATTGCCGGCCGAGATCACGGGAATCGTTACCTCGGCAACCGTGGCCTGCAACAAGGCGATGGCGTCGAGCGTGGCGTCGCGCTGGTCGCCGATGAAGGTGCCGCGATGTCCGCCCGCCTCGGTGCCGGAGGCAATGACCGCGTCCGCGCCTGCCTCTTGCCAGGCGATGGCTTCATCGACCCGCGTGGCGGTGCCGATCACGACGATGCCCGCATCGTGCAACTGGCGCACTTGCTGCGCAGACAGGATGTCGAACGTAAAACTGGCCACGGCGGGTTTCAGTTCCAGCAGCACTGCGAACTGGGCGGAAAAGTCTTCGCACCATTTGAAAGGCAGGGCCAGCTCGGACCAGCCCAGCGATGACCAGACCGGTTTCAGCAGCTCGACGGCCCGCGCTACTTCTTCCCCGCTCGGCTTTGGCTGGTCCTGCACAAAGAAATTGAGCATGAAAGGCCGCGCCGTCAGCTGGCGGATCTCGGCCACCTGGCGGCGGATGGCATCTGGGGATAACAGCGAACAAGCCAGCGAACCCAGTGCGCCGGCATTCGATACGGCGGCCACGAGCGCCGGCGTCGTGCAACCGCCGGCCATCGGGCCCTGGATGATGGGATGGGGGAACAGCGACTGCAGCGCCATGATGTCTCCTCAATCACCTGTGGATAAGCATTGGGATATCCACAGGTATCGTTTGTGCGTAAACCGCGTTGGTGTGTGGTCTCCCATTTTTGTCCAAAAATCGTTCCTCGGCCATACAAGGTTTACGCGTGTGGTTGTGCAGCCCGTAAACCGTTGATTGTGTTGATAACACTTTACTTATCCACAGAAAGCCTGATCTGTTAACAACCATTACTAGCTTGTATACAGACTTATTGTTGTAAACCTGACGACCGCTTCGCGAATCTGGCCCGGCTTTAAAAAAACCGTCAGCAAAAAAAAACGACAACGCGGCCAGGCAAGAGAACGGTGAACTGGCTGACCTGAGCGCGATTTGTATTTGTGCTTGCCATGCAGCGTTCGATCGTCGACCTGGCCAGACGGTCTGGCAGTCGTCGATGACCCCAAAGCTGCTTCACTGAAGACGCTTTTTCTGGCGAAAAGGGAATTTTTTGATGATTCTGTGGATAAGGTGCTGCATATCCACAGGATCCGATGTGCGTAAACTAGGAAAGGTCACGTGAGGGGAATTTTTGTTCAGAACTCGTGCGGCTCGGATACAATCCTTGTTCCACTGGTTTGGGATGGCGTAAACCGCTGATTTTGTGGATGTTAACAGCTTTATCCACAGCCGCTTCCCGGTTTACTATCTACTACCAGCTTTATATTTATTTTTATTCTTGTAAACCAACGGCAAAAAGCAGCGGCAAATCCGCTGTCCAGTATCCTGGAAATACATGCTGACAGAGAAAAAAACACGCCTTGGCATCATTTCCGCCCTGGCGGAAGAGCAGGAAGGCTTGATCCACGCCATGACCGATGCCGTACGGCACACCCATGGCATGCGCGACTACACAGCGGGAAAGCTGTGGAACATGGACACCGTGGCCGTGCTGTCGCGGATCGGCAAAGTGGCTGCTGCCATGACTGCGGTAACGCTTGTGGAAAAGTTCGGAGTTACCCACATCGTTTTTACTGGTGTTGCCGGCAGTGCCGACCGCGCTGTGCAAGTGGGCGACGTGGTCATCGCCGAATCGCTGGTTCAGCACGACATGGATGCCTCGCCGCTGTTCCCCCGTTTCGAAGTGCCACTGACGGGCCTGTCGCATCTGCCCAGCGACCTGGAACTCGGTTCCCGGCTCGCCCACGCCGCCACCACCTTCCTGGAAGGCGAGAACGGTGCCACGCTGCATCGCGGGCTCATCGGTAGTGGGGATCAGTTCATCCACGACGGCGTGCGCCTGGCGGCCCTGAAAAGCGCCTTGCCGGGCTTGCTGGCTGTGGAGATGGAAGGGGCTGCGGTGGCGCAGGTGTGTTTCGAGCTGGGCATTCCCTTCGCGGTGATCCGGACGATCTCGGACAATGCCAACGAAAGTGCCGCCACGGATTTCATGCATTTCGTGAAAACCGTGGCCTCGCGTTACGCATTCGGCATCATCGAGCGGTTTTGCCGGCAAGCGTGACAGGCTTCCAGGCGCCCCTGGTGGCGTTTCTGCCTGCTGCACCGTGCCCGGCGAGAGCTGGGCCTTGAAAGTCCCGCCAAGGGCCCTTAAAACGCTTCCTGGAGCTATTCCGGGGTCGCAATGAACGTGCAGGACAAAAAAATGGCGCCAAAAGCGCCATTTTTATTGCGTGTACGACCGACCTGCAAGCCGGACCTGCCACGGGCCGGCATCATCGGTTAGCCCGGGAGCCGATCTATGCCCCCAGCGTCATCAGGCTGGCGTTGCCACCGGCGGCCGTCGTGTTGACGCACAGGGCTCGCTCGGCAATCAGCCGCCACAATGGGATCGGCGCTTCCGCCGTGGTGTCGATGACGCTGACCAGCGCGCCATCGCGTTCGGCCAGTGGCACCCGCACCTGGGACGTCAGCATGGACTCCACCAGCGCGATCTGGAAGCCTTCCTTCAGGGCGGCCATGTCGCCCACGACTTCCAGCCGGTCTTGCACGGCGGCCGGCAAGTCGGTGGGCACCAGCGACGTGGCATGGGCCACGATCGCGGCGCGGTTGCCCGTTGCCAGCACCGCGGCCAGCTGGTTCAGCAGTGCATCCTGCGTTTCGGCAAAGCAGGCCACCGTTCCCCGCGCTACATAGCGCAGCGTGTTGCGTTCGCCGGTCGGACCCGGCAATACGAGTTCCGTGCCCAATGGTGTCGATCGCACATATTGTTCCACCAGGGCCGCCAGCTTGTCCTTGCCCTTGCCTTTCGCCCAGACTACGAGGGCATCCACGCCGGGCGTTGATTGCCGCGCATGGGTCTCGACCGGTGCCGCGGCCCGCTGCAGCCGCTTCAGGTAAAGCGGCCCGCCGGCCTTCGGCCCCGTGCCCGATTTCCCTTCGCCGCCGAACGGTTGCACGCCGACGACGGCGCCGACGATGTTGCGGTTCACATACATGTTGCCGACGTGGGCACGCGACGTGATGTAATCCACCGTTTCATCGATCCGCGAATGCACGCCCAGCGTCAGGCCGAAACCGCTGGCGTTGATCTGGTCCACCACCTTCGGCAGGTCGGCACGGGCATAGCGGATCACGTGCATGACCGGGCCGAACACTTCCCTGGTCAGTTCAGCGAGGGAACGGATTTCCAGCACCGTCGGTGGCACGAACGTGCCGGCCGCGTCGCCCGGCAGGCCGAGCGAGAAATGCGCAACGCACGTGCGCTTCGTGCGCTCGATGTGCGCCATCAGGTTCTGCTGGGCCTCGGCATCGATGACGGGGCCGATATCGGTCACCAGCCGGTCCGGGCTGCCGATGTTGAGCTCGCCCATCGCACCCTTCAGCATCGCGATCGTCCTGTCGGCGATATCGTCCTGCAGGAACAGCACGCGCAGTGCTGAACAGCGCTGGCCGGCACTGTCGAAAGCGGACGAGATCGCGTCCTGCACCACCTGTTCCGGCAGCGACGACGAATCGACGATCATCGCATTCTGCCCACCGGTTTCGGCAATCAATGGGATGTCGCAGCGTTCCGCCGCGGCACGCTTGGCCAGCACGCGGTTGATCAGCTGCGCCACTTCGGTCGACCCGGTAAAAATCACGCCCTTGACGCGCGGATCGTTGCACAGGCCGGCGCCAACGACGTCGCCGCGGCCCGGCAGGAATTGCAATGCCGCTCGGGGAATCCCACCCTCGTGCAGCAGCTCGACGGCACGCTGGGCGATCAACGGCGTCTGCTCGGCCGGCTTGGCCAGCACCACGTTGCCCGCCGCCAGTGCCGCGGCCACCTGCCCCGTGAAGATGGCCAATGGAAAATTCCACGGGCTGATGCACGTGACCGGCCCCAGCGCCAGCGCATTGGGGGCCTGGCGCACCTGCTGGGCGTAATAGCGCAGGAAATCGACGGCCTCGCGCACTTCGGCAATGGCATTGGGCAGCGACTTGCCCGCCTCGCGGATCGCCAGCGCCATCAGTTCGAGCTGGTGGGCTTCGTACAGGTCGGCCGCGCGCATCAGCGCGTCAGCACGCACCGAGGGTTCCACTGTCTGCCAGTCCATCGCCGCGCTGCTGGCGCTGGCCAGCGCCCGCTCCACGTCGCTGGCGGTGGCTTCCGTGACGTGGCCGACCACGTCGTGCCGCAGCGCCGGATTGATCAGCGGCTGGGCGGGCTGTTCGGCTGCCGCGGGCACGGCCAGCAAGGGGGCCGCCGTCCACGTGCGCGGCTGCACCAGCGCATGCGCCACGTCGCGCAGCACGTCCTCGTTCGACAGGTCGATCCCCGCCGAGTTCCTGCGCTCGCCGCCGAACAGGTCTTGCGGCAGCGGAATGGCAGGATGCGGCGCCCCGCCCTGCTGGCGCGCGATGTCGAGTGGATCCTGGATCAGCGCATCGACGGGAATGCTTTCATCGACGATCTGGCTGACGAACGACGAGTTGGCGCCGTTTTCCAGCAGCCGGCGCACCAGGTAGGCCAGCAGGGTTTCATGCGTACCCACGGGCGCATAGATGCGGCAGGCCTTGTCCAGCTTGTCCTTGCCCACCACCTGGTCGTACAGCGTTTCGCCCATGCCATGCAGGCACTGGAATTCGTAGTTTTCGATGCCGTCCCGCTTCGCCCACGTGTAGATCGTCGACAGCGTTTGCGCATTGTGCGTGGCGAACTGCGGATAGAGCACGTCGCTGGCGACGAGCAGCCGCTGCGCGCAGGCCAGGTAGGACACGTCGGTGTACACCTTGCGCGTATAGACCGGATAACCCGGCATGCCGTCCACCTGGGCGCGCTTGACTTCGGCATCCCAGTAGGCGCCTTTCACGAGCCGCACCATGAACTGGCGGCCGCTGCGGCGCGCCAGGTCGGCCAGGTAGTCGATGACGAACGGGCAGCGCTTCTGGTACGCCTGCACGACGAAGCCGATGCCGGCAAAGCCGGTCAGTGCCGGATCGTGCGCCAGTGCTTCCATCAGGTCCAGGGACAGCTCCAGCCGGTCGGCTTCTTCCGCATCGATGTTCAGGCCGATGTCATAGCCCTTGGCGAGGAGCACCAGGGCGCGCAGGCGCGGCAGCAGTTCCGCCATCACGCGGTCGCGCTGCGCGCGGCTGTAGCGTGGATGCAGCGCCGACAGCTTGACGGAAATGCCCGGGCCGTTGCGGATGCCGCGGCCGGCCGACGCGCGGCCGATCGCATGGATCGCCGTTTCATAGCTGGCGTAGTATTTCGCGGCGTCCTCTTCCGTCAATGCCGCTTCGCCCAGCATGTCGTAGGAGTAGCGGTAGCCGCGCGCTTCGTTGTCGCGGCCATTGCGGATCGCCTCGTCGATCGTCTGGCCCGTCACGAACTGGTTGCCCAGCATGCGCATCGCCAGGTCCACGCCCTTGCGGATCAGCGGTTCGCCGCCCTTGGCGATCAGCTTGGTGATCGCCGAGCCCAGCTTTTCCTCGCTGGAAGAACTGACCAGCTTGCCCGTGACCAGCAAGCCCCACGTGGCCGCGTTGACGAACAGCGACGGCGATTCGCCCAGGTGGCGCCGCCAGTCGCCCTTGCTGATCTTGTCGGCGATCAGGCGGTCGGCCGTGGCCTGGTCGGGAATGCGCAGTAGCGCTTCGGCCAGGCACATCAGCGCCACGCCCTCGTCGGACGACAGCGAGAACTGGTGCATCAGCGCATCCACGCCCGAGGCACGGGTGCGTTTTTCGCGCACCGCCGTCACCAGGCGGCGTGCCAGTGCCTGCGCCTCCCGGGTCACGTCGGCGCCGCGGTCGCGGATGTGCGCCAGCAGCCAGTGCACGGCAGTGCGTTCGTCGCGCCGGTACGCGGCGGTGATCGCCGCCCGTAACGGAGATGGATCGCGCAGGATTTCCGCCTGCAGGGCGCTGAAAGGAACTGGGGCATTCATGGAAGCATCTCTATCGAAAATTGTTAAGCGGCCGACCTAGCAAAACACGCCCGGCAAACGAGGTCTGCGGAGCGTGTTCGGGCGGCGCTGGGGCCGGGCTGGGTGGCTGTTGCCAATGATTCGATTGTATGCGGGATTCTTCTGGATTAATTCTGGTAATGCTGGGGGCTAGCCATACAACATTTTTGGTGAGAGAATTTAACCAAATAAAATTTAAGGTGGAGATGCCCGATGCTGGACAAGATCAGTAAAAAAATCCTGATGGAGCTGCAAAGCGATGGCCGCATCAGCAACGTGGAGCTGGCGGCACGGGTCAACCTGTCGCCCGCGGCATGCCTGGAGCGGGTGCGCAAGCTGCACGATTCAGGCTATATCCTGGGCTACACCGCCCAGCTGAATCCGCAATTGCTGGACGTTTCCCTGCTGGTCTTCATCGAAGTGGTGCTGGACCGCACGACCCCGGAAGTCTTCGATGCGTTCAAGCATAGTGTACAACTGATTCCCGAGGTGCTCGAGTGCCATATGGTGGCCGGCGGCTTCGATTACCTGGTGAAGGCGCGCGTGAAGGACATGGCAGCCTATCGGGAATTCCTTGGGAAAACATTGTTGCAAAAAGGTGTGCGTGAAACCCATACTTATGCGGTAATGGAAGAAGTCAAGAACACCAGCAAGTTGCCCATCAAATGAGCACGGTCCGTCTTCCGGCACTGTGCCGGAGGAGACGGAATGCAGCGTACAGCACTACGACAGGCGGCATGGACGGCGGGCGCCGTGGCGGCGGGAACGCTGCCGGCATGGCTCGCATTCGGTAACGCGGCCCTGTGGCCCGCCCTGCTGGCTTCGCTGATCGCCGCCCTCGTTCCCTTGCTGGCACGCTTCACCGGGCGAAGCGGCGATGACGGTCCGCGCCGCTTCGCCGCCACGGTCGGCAACGAGATCGACGCCATCATGATCGGCGCTGCCGAAACGTCGTATTTCGTCGATTCCATCAAGAAGAAAATCGGCGACGACGTGGAAACGTCCGGCAGCATCGCCACCGCCACCCAGCAGAACACCACGACCACCGGGCAGATCGCCGCCAACGCGGAACGGGCCGCCCTGGTGGCGCACCGCGTGCGCGAAGAAACACAGGCCGGCCGCGCGGAGGCGGACGACGGCCTGTCGCGCATTGCCGGCGCCAGCACGGCGGCGCGGACAGCGGCGGATACGATGGTCGCGCTGCGCGGCAAGGCCAGCCGCATTGCCGGATTCACGGACGCGATTTCCGAAATCTCGTCGCGCACGAACCTGCTGGCGCTGAACGCCGCGATCGAAGCGGCGCGTGCCGGCGAACAGGGCCGCGGCTTTGCCGTCGTGGCCGGCGAGGTGCGCCAGCTGGCCCAGCGCACGAAAAGCGCCACCGACGAGATCAGCCAGATGGTCCGCGAAATCAACGACGAGGCGGAAAAAGCCAGCAGCGGCATGACATCGCTGGCCGATGCCGTCACCCGTGCCGCCAGCAATGTGCGCACCGTGCACGGCCTGCTGGCCAATATCGAGCAATCGTCCGGTACCGCGGAACAGGAAATCGATGCAATCGCCCGCGCCTCGCGCGAACAGGTGGCCACGGCGCAAGTGATCGCCGATGCGATCGCGCGGATCCGCGACAGCATGCTGTCCACCGATCGCGACCTGCCGCGGGTGGCCGCGTCCGCGCTGGCGCTGGCAGACCGCGCCGAAATCATCGCCGGCGCACTGGCGGACGCGGACGTCCCCACGTCGCACGACGCCGTGCGCGCCGCCGCCCAGCATGCCGCCAGCGAAGTGGGCCGCCTGTTCGAGGCGGCGATCGCCGGTGGCCAGATCACGCGCGAAGCCCTGTTCGACCGCCGCTACCAGCCGATCCCCGGCACCAACCCACCCAAGTACACCACGCGTTTTGATGCCTTCACGGACCGCGTGCTGCCACCGCTGCAGGAAGGCCTGCTGGCGGCCATGCCGCAGCTGGCATATGCCGGCGCCGTCGACGATGGCGGCTATTTCCCGACACACAACAAGAAATATTCGCAGCCGCTGACGGGCGATTACGATGTCGACATCGTCAACAACCGGACCAAACGGATTTTCACGGACCGCACCGGCAAGCGCTGCGGCAGCAATACGCGGCCGTTCCTGCTGCAGACGTACAAGCGTGACACGGGAGAAGTGATGCATGACCTGTCCGCCCCGATCTATGTGCATGGCAAGCACTGGGGCGGGTTCCGGATCGGCTACAAATCGGCAGGGTGATCGGCGGCGGGGCACCGACGTTGCCTGGAAACAGGGGACGTACCCCTGTTTTGAGGAAAGATCAGTGCGTATCGGCTTTGGGCAGCGTGCCCGGCGCAAGGCGCTGTGCCACCTGCTGCATGCTTTCCAGTTGCGCGCGCAGCCATTTGTGGGCGGGGCTGCGGGCATCGCGTTCGTGCCACAGCATGTCCAGGTGGACGGCGGGCAAGGTAAACGGCAATTCCTTGTACACCAGCGCGTCGGTCATGCCGGTCGAGGCGATCAGGTGCTTCGGCAGCACGGTGATCAGGTCCGAGTTCGCCACCACGCGACCCGCCGTGAAGAACTGGTTCACCGTCAGCAGGATGCGGCGCTCGCGCTGCAGCTGGGCCAGCGCTTCGTCGACCAGGCCATGCGCCCGGCCGGAGAAACTCACCAGCAAGTGGTTCGCCTCGCAATAGTTGTCCAGCGTCAGCTCTTCTTTCGCCAGCGGGTGGTTACGCCGCATTACGCACACATAGATGCCCGAATACAGCCGCTCGTGGCGGATCGGCGATGCCGTTTCATAGGACAGCTGCGCCGCCACGCCCGGGAAGAAACCGACCGCCAGGTCGATGTCGCCACGCAGCAGCATCGGCCGTGGTTCGCGGGTCGTCAGCGGCACCATGCGCACGTTGATGCCGGGTGCCTCCGCCTCGATCGAGCGCATCAGCGAAGGCAGGAAGAAGGCGGCGGTCGCATCGGCCATCGCCAGGCGGAACGTCGCATGGGCTTTCGACACGTCGAACGAGCCCGGCGCCACCGCCGCTTCCAGCGAGGCGAGCGCACTGCGCACCGATGGCCACAGCGCCTCCGCACGGGGTGTCGGCTTCACGCCATAGGCCGTGCGGATCAGCAGTTCGTCTCCCAGGCTTT is part of the Pseudoduganella lutea genome and encodes:
- a CDS encoding NAD(P)H-dependent flavin oxidoreductase, with product MALQSLFPHPIIQGPMAGGCTTPALVAAVSNAGALGSLACSLLSPDAIRRQVAEIRQLTARPFMLNFFVQDQPKPSGEEVARAVELLKPVWSSLGWSELALPFKWCEDFSAQFAVLLELKPAVASFTFDILSAQQVRQLHDAGIVVIGTATRVDEAIAWQEAGADAVIASGTEAGGHRGTFIGDQRDATLDAIALLQATVAEVTIPVISAGNIMTGADVRERLALGAAAVQMGTAFLVTDESGIHPAYKHRLQIAGSSPTRLTRAFSGRYARGLVNRFMEQMATVEDQVPPYPIQNALTGPIRFEAGKRGDTELMSLWCGTGVRRIRRMGAAKLVETLVTEMGEK
- a CDS encoding 5'-methylthioadenosine/adenosylhomocysteine nucleosidase → MLTEKKTRLGIISALAEEQEGLIHAMTDAVRHTHGMRDYTAGKLWNMDTVAVLSRIGKVAAAMTAVTLVEKFGVTHIVFTGVAGSADRAVQVGDVVIAESLVQHDMDASPLFPRFEVPLTGLSHLPSDLELGSRLAHAATTFLEGENGATLHRGLIGSGDQFIHDGVRLAALKSALPGLLAVEMEGAAVAQVCFELGIPFAVIRTISDNANESAATDFMHFVKTVASRYAFGIIERFCRQA
- the putA gene encoding trifunctional transcriptional regulator/proline dehydrogenase/L-glutamate gamma-semialdehyde dehydrogenase; protein product: MNAPVPFSALQAEILRDPSPLRAAITAAYRRDERTAVHWLLAHIRDRGADVTREAQALARRLVTAVREKRTRASGVDALMHQFSLSSDEGVALMCLAEALLRIPDQATADRLIADKISKGDWRRHLGESPSLFVNAATWGLLVTGKLVSSSSEEKLGSAITKLIAKGGEPLIRKGVDLAMRMLGNQFVTGQTIDEAIRNGRDNEARGYRYSYDMLGEAALTEEDAAKYYASYETAIHAIGRASAGRGIRNGPGISVKLSALHPRYSRAQRDRVMAELLPRLRALVLLAKGYDIGLNIDAEEADRLELSLDLMEALAHDPALTGFAGIGFVVQAYQKRCPFVIDYLADLARRSGRQFMVRLVKGAYWDAEVKRAQVDGMPGYPVYTRKVYTDVSYLACAQRLLVASDVLYPQFATHNAQTLSTIYTWAKRDGIENYEFQCLHGMGETLYDQVVGKDKLDKACRIYAPVGTHETLLAYLVRRLLENGANSSFVSQIVDESIPVDALIQDPLDIARQQGGAPHPAIPLPQDLFGGERRNSAGIDLSNEDVLRDVAHALVQPRTWTAAPLLAVPAAAEQPAQPLINPALRHDVVGHVTEATASDVERALASASSAAMDWQTVEPSVRADALMRAADLYEAHQLELMALAIREAGKSLPNAIAEVREAVDFLRYYAQQVRQAPNALALGPVTCISPWNFPLAIFTGQVAAALAAGNVVLAKPAEQTPLIAQRAVELLHEGGIPRAALQFLPGRGDVVGAGLCNDPRVKGVIFTGSTEVAQLINRVLAKRAAAERCDIPLIAETGGQNAMIVDSSSLPEQVVQDAISSAFDSAGQRCSALRVLFLQDDIADRTIAMLKGAMGELNIGSPDRLVTDIGPVIDAEAQQNLMAHIERTKRTCVAHFSLGLPGDAAGTFVPPTVLEIRSLAELTREVFGPVMHVIRYARADLPKVVDQINASGFGLTLGVHSRIDETVDYITSRAHVGNMYVNRNIVGAVVGVQPFGGEGKSGTGPKAGGPLYLKRLQRAAAPVETHARQSTPGVDALVVWAKGKGKDKLAALVEQYVRSTPLGTELVLPGPTGERNTLRYVARGTVACFAETQDALLNQLAAVLATGNRAAIVAHATSLVPTDLPAAVQDRLEVVGDMAALKEGFQIALVESMLTSQVRVPLAERDGALVSVIDTTAEAPIPLWRLIAERALCVNTTAAGGNASLMTLGA
- a CDS encoding Lrp/AsnC ligand binding domain-containing protein, giving the protein MLDKISKKILMELQSDGRISNVELAARVNLSPAACLERVRKLHDSGYILGYTAQLNPQLLDVSLLVFIEVVLDRTTPEVFDAFKHSVQLIPEVLECHMVAGGFDYLVKARVKDMAAYREFLGKTLLQKGVRETHTYAVMEEVKNTSKLPIK
- a CDS encoding methyl-accepting chemotaxis protein: MQRTALRQAAWTAGAVAAGTLPAWLAFGNAALWPALLASLIAALVPLLARFTGRSGDDGPRRFAATVGNEIDAIMIGAAETSYFVDSIKKKIGDDVETSGSIATATQQNTTTTGQIAANAERAALVAHRVREETQAGRAEADDGLSRIAGASTAARTAADTMVALRGKASRIAGFTDAISEISSRTNLLALNAAIEAARAGEQGRGFAVVAGEVRQLAQRTKSATDEISQMVREINDEAEKASSGMTSLADAVTRAASNVRTVHGLLANIEQSSGTAEQEIDAIARASREQVATAQVIADAIARIRDSMLSTDRDLPRVAASALALADRAEIIAGALADADVPTSHDAVRAAAQHAASEVGRLFEAAIAGGQITREALFDRRYQPIPGTNPPKYTTRFDAFTDRVLPPLQEGLLAAMPQLAYAGAVDDGGYFPTHNKKYSQPLTGDYDVDIVNNRTKRIFTDRTGKRCGSNTRPFLLQTYKRDTGEVMHDLSAPIYVHGKHWGGFRIGYKSAG
- a CDS encoding LysR family transcriptional regulator, giving the protein MSFLTLDLNLLRVFDAVMTEQNLTRAAGHLAMTQPAVSNAIKRLRESLGDELLIRTAYGVKPTPRAEALWPSVRSALASLEAAVAPGSFDVSKAHATFRLAMADATAAFFLPSLMRSIEAEAPGINVRMVPLTTREPRPMLLRGDIDLAVGFFPGVAAQLSYETASPIRHERLYSGIYVCVMRRNHPLAKEELTLDNYCEANHLLVSFSGRAHGLVDEALAQLQRERRILLTVNQFFTAGRVVANSDLITVLPKHLIASTGMTDALVYKELPFTLPAVHLDMLWHERDARSPAHKWLRAQLESMQQVAQRLAPGTLPKADTH